A single region of the Streptomyces sp. ITFR-16 genome encodes:
- a CDS encoding MFS transporter produces MDTAVKQSPAPAAPAASGAAYRNLVMATIGFGLTFWAWNLIAPMSADYKDRLGLSSFQQSLLVAVPVLVGSLGRIPAGALTDKYGARLMFPLTAALTIVPVLLLIPAKDSYGAMLTVGFLLGLGGTTFAIGIPLVNSWFPPAERGLALGVFGMGMGGVALSGYFTPRIAKHGDNLPFLVVAGALVVYAALTAVLINDRPGRQVPTDTLAHRLGAAGRLRVTWELSALYAIGFGGIVAFGVYLPTYLKTWYELSPTDAGTKAAGFALVTVIFRPIGGWLSDRMHPALVSSAALGVAALMAIVQAFDPKLMPGGTIALLIMAAGLGTASGSVFALVSQVTPQTKVGSVTGIVGAMGELGGFVPPLVMGAIYSAKGSYSIGFMLLSDLALAGCVYAYGRMRTIQRDG; encoded by the coding sequence GTGGACACAGCCGTCAAGCAGTCACCCGCCCCGGCCGCCCCCGCCGCCTCAGGCGCCGCCTACCGCAATCTGGTGATGGCCACGATCGGCTTCGGGCTCACCTTCTGGGCCTGGAATCTGATCGCGCCCATGTCGGCGGATTACAAGGACCGGCTCGGCCTGAGCTCGTTCCAGCAGTCGCTGCTGGTCGCCGTGCCGGTGCTGGTCGGCTCGCTGGGCCGGATCCCGGCGGGTGCGCTGACCGACAAGTACGGGGCGCGGCTGATGTTCCCGCTGACCGCGGCGCTCACCATCGTGCCGGTGCTGCTGCTGATCCCCGCGAAGGACTCCTACGGCGCGATGCTGACGGTGGGCTTCCTGCTGGGGCTCGGCGGCACCACGTTCGCGATCGGCATCCCGCTGGTCAACTCGTGGTTCCCGCCCGCCGAACGCGGCCTCGCCCTCGGAGTCTTCGGCATGGGCATGGGCGGCGTCGCCCTGTCCGGGTACTTCACCCCGAGGATCGCCAAGCACGGCGACAACCTGCCGTTCCTCGTGGTCGCCGGGGCGCTCGTGGTCTACGCGGCGCTGACGGCGGTGCTGATCAACGACCGGCCGGGCCGGCAGGTGCCGACGGACACACTGGCCCACCGGCTGGGCGCGGCGGGCCGGCTGCGGGTGACCTGGGAGCTGTCGGCGCTGTACGCGATCGGCTTCGGCGGCATCGTGGCGTTCGGCGTCTATCTGCCGACGTATCTGAAGACCTGGTACGAGCTCTCGCCGACCGACGCCGGGACGAAGGCCGCCGGGTTCGCCCTGGTCACGGTCATCTTCCGGCCGATCGGCGGCTGGCTCTCGGACCGGATGCACCCGGCGCTGGTCTCCTCGGCGGCGCTCGGCGTGGCCGCCCTGATGGCGATCGTGCAGGCCTTCGACCCGAAGCTGATGCCCGGCGGCACGATCGCGCTGCTGATCATGGCGGCCGGTCTGGGCACCGCGAGCGGCAGTGTCTTCGCCCTGGTCTCGCAGGTGACCCCGCAGACGAAGGTGGGCAGTGTGACGGGCATCGTCGGCGCGATGGGCGAGCTCGGCGGCTTCGTGCCGCCGCTGGTGATGGGCGCGATCTACAGCGCGAAGGGCTCGTACTCGATCGGCTTCATGCTGCTGTCCGACCTGGCCCTGGCGGGCTGTGTGTACGCGTACGGGCGGATGCGGACCATCCAGCGGGACGGCTGA
- a CDS encoding ThuA domain-containing protein, with product MRRPLARRLRHAACAAALALGAALLAPAPAGAAAAADPYDVLVFSRTAGFRHDSIPAGVTAIRELGASDGFTVTATEDATAFTPQNLAGYEAVVFLSTTGDVLDPAQQDALTAYVDGGGGFVGVHAAADTEYDWPEYEHLVGAWFKSHPAIQEAKVVTEDHAHPATAHLDDEWTRTDEWYNYRTDPRDDVHVLQSLDESSYTGGEMGGDHPITWCHPQQQGRSFYTGLGHTIESYSDPDFRRLLLGGIQYAAGAVQADCGSGNPDPGDGTPVEAESYTSSSGVQSAPHAGASGGATLGYIDDGDWAGYASVETAGATSFTARVSSAGAGGTVEVRSGSATGPLLGSADVAPTGGWETFTEVTGALTATGSGPLFLRFTGGAGALFDIDSFTLTAALQDPKAAGSSDVHLFYYPWYGTPETNGSWRHWEQGGHTPPDDIGADLYPKLGPYDSGDIDGAVEQHMKWIEQSGAGVIVYSWWGQGGYEDSLAGAVLDAAARHGIRVAWHIEPYTGRTAASVVDDIGYLEGKYGSHPAYYRDAAHGDRPAFYVFESLRIQDWSALDAVRDSAIVLAQTTDTTKVAHFGGIYTYDGIAGATAPGWRRAGEYAEANGLVWAPSVAPGYVDDRAVPGNTTPTLGRDDGASYDLEWSNALDPAIGGSPSWVSVTSFNEWHEGSPIEPASGNPPAGHGYQTYEGAYGKTGAAAETAYLDRTAYWAQRFAQHKRAAARAR from the coding sequence ATGAGACGTCCACTTGCCCGGCGCCTGCGCCATGCCGCCTGCGCCGCCGCACTCGCCCTGGGGGCCGCGCTCCTGGCCCCCGCCCCGGCGGGCGCCGCTGCGGCCGCCGACCCGTACGACGTGCTGGTCTTCTCCAGGACCGCCGGATTCCGGCACGACTCGATCCCCGCCGGCGTCACCGCGATCCGGGAACTCGGCGCGTCGGACGGCTTCACCGTCACGGCGACCGAGGACGCGACCGCCTTCACCCCGCAGAACCTCGCCGGGTACGAGGCGGTGGTCTTCCTCAGCACCACCGGCGACGTCCTGGACCCCGCGCAGCAGGACGCGCTCACGGCGTACGTGGACGGCGGCGGCGGATTCGTCGGCGTCCACGCGGCAGCGGACACGGAGTACGACTGGCCGGAGTACGAGCACCTCGTCGGCGCCTGGTTCAAGAGCCACCCGGCGATCCAGGAGGCGAAGGTCGTCACCGAGGACCACGCCCACCCGGCCACCGCCCACCTGGACGACGAGTGGACCCGGACCGACGAGTGGTACAACTACCGCACCGACCCCCGCGACGACGTCCATGTGCTGCAGAGCCTCGACGAAAGCAGCTACACCGGCGGCGAGATGGGCGGCGACCACCCCATCACCTGGTGCCACCCGCAGCAGCAGGGGCGGTCCTTCTACACCGGTCTCGGCCACACCATCGAGTCGTACAGCGATCCGGACTTCCGGCGGCTGCTGCTCGGCGGCATCCAGTACGCGGCGGGCGCGGTACAGGCCGACTGCGGCTCCGGCAACCCGGACCCCGGTGACGGCACGCCCGTCGAGGCCGAGTCGTACACCTCGTCCTCCGGTGTGCAGAGCGCCCCGCACGCCGGGGCGAGCGGCGGGGCCACCCTCGGGTACATCGACGACGGCGACTGGGCCGGCTACGCCTCCGTCGAGACCGCCGGGGCCACCTCCTTCACCGCCCGGGTCTCCTCGGCCGGGGCAGGCGGCACCGTCGAGGTGCGCTCCGGATCGGCGACCGGGCCGCTGCTCGGCTCTGCCGACGTCGCCCCGACCGGCGGCTGGGAGACCTTCACCGAGGTCACCGGCGCCCTCACCGCCACCGGCTCCGGACCGCTGTTCCTCAGGTTCACCGGGGGAGCGGGCGCCCTCTTCGACATCGACAGCTTCACCCTGACCGCCGCTTTGCAGGACCCGAAGGCGGCGGGCTCCTCGGACGTCCACCTCTTCTACTACCCGTGGTACGGCACCCCGGAGACCAACGGCAGCTGGCGCCACTGGGAGCAGGGCGGCCACACCCCGCCGGACGACATCGGCGCCGACCTCTACCCGAAGCTCGGCCCGTACGACTCCGGCGACATCGACGGAGCCGTCGAGCAGCACATGAAGTGGATCGAGCAGTCGGGCGCCGGTGTCATCGTCTACAGCTGGTGGGGGCAGGGCGGTTACGAGGACTCCCTCGCCGGCGCGGTGCTGGACGCGGCTGCCCGGCACGGGATCCGGGTCGCCTGGCACATCGAGCCGTACACCGGCCGGACCGCGGCCTCCGTGGTCGACGACATCGGCTATCTGGAGGGGAAGTACGGCAGCCATCCCGCCTACTACCGGGACGCGGCGCACGGCGACCGCCCCGCGTTCTACGTCTTCGAGAGCCTGAGGATCCAGGACTGGTCGGCCCTGGACGCCGTACGGGACAGCGCCATCGTCCTCGCCCAGACCACCGACACCACCAAGGTCGCGCACTTCGGCGGGATCTACACCTACGACGGCATCGCGGGCGCCACCGCACCCGGCTGGCGCCGGGCGGGGGAGTACGCCGAGGCCAACGGCCTGGTCTGGGCGCCCTCGGTGGCCCCCGGCTACGTCGACGACCGGGCCGTGCCCGGCAACACCACCCCCACCCTGGGCCGCGACGACGGCGCCTCCTACGACCTGGAGTGGAGCAACGCCCTCGACCCGGCCATCGGCGGATCACCCAGCTGGGTCTCCGTCACCTCGTTCAACGAGTGGCACGAGGGCAGCCCCATCGAACCCGCCTCGGGCAACCCGCCCGCCGGGCACGGCTACCAGACCTACGAAGGGGCGTACGGCAAGACCGGGGCCGCCGCCGAGACGGCCTACCTCGACCGGACGGCGTACTGGGCGCAGCGCTTCGCACAGCACAAGCGCGCCGCCGCCCGCGCACGCTGA
- a CDS encoding rod shape-determining protein, with the protein MTVSLEQLRRCHIAVDLGAARTRVYVKGPGLVVDEPSVAAVNTRTGSLIAVGALAEQMTGRTPDYIRVTRPVSGGTVVDIEMAQRMLRHLLGEKLRRQLRRKPWLRAAACTPHDSDPLARRAAVETLVGLGARRVELVDTLIAAAVGCGLPVEQPTATMIMVCGAATTQIAVLSLGSIVTAVRLPIGGDAIDHAVIQHLRQYHELMLPSQSVRPLQLALSGNGLTAHGPSVTEIHGRDVATGLARSVQVDTAAVRQAIHRPLTAVLDGLGKVLRDCPPDLVADLADCGIMMVGGSALLPGLDQMLRDATGMPVHIAERPDVCSILGLGAMLDGKISPMVLDPLAG; encoded by the coding sequence GTGACCGTCAGCCTTGAGCAGTTGCGCCGTTGCCACATCGCCGTCGATCTCGGGGCCGCCCGCACCCGGGTGTACGTCAAGGGGCCCGGCCTCGTCGTCGACGAGCCGAGCGTCGCCGCCGTGAACACCCGTACCGGCTCGCTCATCGCCGTCGGCGCGCTCGCCGAACAGATGACGGGCCGCACCCCCGACTACATCCGGGTCACCCGGCCGGTCTCCGGCGGCACCGTCGTCGACATCGAGATGGCCCAGCGCATGCTGCGCCATCTGCTCGGCGAGAAGCTCCGCCGCCAGCTGCGCCGCAAGCCCTGGCTGCGCGCGGCCGCCTGCACCCCGCACGACAGCGACCCGCTCGCGCGGCGCGCCGCCGTCGAGACCCTGGTCGGCCTCGGTGCGCGCCGGGTCGAACTCGTCGACACCCTGATCGCGGCGGCCGTCGGCTGCGGACTGCCCGTCGAGCAGCCGACCGCCACCATGATCATGGTGTGCGGGGCCGCGACCACGCAGATCGCGGTGCTCTCGCTCGGCTCGATCGTGACGGCGGTGCGGCTGCCGATCGGCGGCGACGCCATCGACCACGCGGTGATCCAGCACCTGCGCCAGTACCACGAGCTGATGCTGCCGAGCCAGTCCGTGCGCCCCCTGCAACTCGCGCTCAGCGGCAACGGACTGACGGCGCACGGCCCCTCGGTCACCGAGATCCACGGCCGGGACGTGGCCACCGGCCTCGCCCGCTCCGTGCAGGTCGACACCGCCGCGGTGCGGCAGGCGATCCACCGCCCGCTGACCGCCGTCCTGGACGGCCTCGGCAAGGTCCTGCGGGACTGCCCGCCCGATCTGGTGGCCGACCTCGCCGACTGCGGGATCATGATGGTCGGCGGCAGCGCCCTGCTGCCCGGTCTCGACCAGATGCTGCGCGACGCGACGGGCATGCCGGTGCACATCGCCGAACGGCCCGACGTCTGCTCCATCCTGGGGCTCGGCGCGATGCTGGACGGGAAGATCAGCCCGATGGTCCTCGACCCGCTCGCCGGCTGA
- a CDS encoding GAF domain-containing protein — protein sequence MPDLPPDRGVPQSPRLPKLLEAVLSVGTDLELRATLQQIIDTATALTEARYGALGVLDPGRGTIRELFVAGTGESGQEAAGGFPQGHTALLGALAEESRALLSTGPAAPPDAAGTPSGRPPARSFLGAPIRVHSEVFGNIHLTGKRAGHFTDTDAALLRVLAAQAGIAIGNARLYETARQRERWIEGAAAVTNTLLTGENLSDALTTVAERARMLSDASAGVILQPTEEGGMEIVVASTREDPAGLVGTAIEPGSPVLVQLLGGEPVFIDDSATDPRMTTHVRSRFGPSMMLPLQSGGRLIGTLALPRRRGARPYTDVDKLLATQFASQAALALVLADSQHDREQLAVYEDRDRIARDLHDLVVQRLFATEMMLESTRRRAGTGETDELLGRAVDELDSTIQEVRTAIFALQQPPAEAPATFRGQVLREAGGAASVLGFQPSVRFAGAVDALVGEPVGGQLLAALRGALAAAHRRAGVSAIEVEVDVTEELADGRAAVRLTVADDGREPDGSRAPAVSWQAPL from the coding sequence ATGCCGGACCTGCCGCCCGACCGCGGCGTACCGCAGTCGCCTCGGCTGCCCAAGCTCCTGGAGGCGGTGCTGAGCGTCGGCACCGACCTCGAACTGCGGGCCACCCTCCAGCAGATCATCGACACCGCCACCGCGCTCACCGAGGCCCGGTACGGCGCGCTGGGCGTCCTGGACCCCGGCCGGGGCACGATCCGGGAGCTGTTCGTCGCCGGGACGGGCGAGTCCGGGCAGGAGGCCGCCGGCGGATTCCCGCAGGGGCACACCGCCCTGCTCGGTGCCCTGGCCGAGGAGTCGCGGGCGCTGCTCTCCACCGGCCCGGCCGCCCCGCCGGACGCCGCCGGCACCCCGTCCGGCCGGCCCCCCGCGCGTTCGTTCCTCGGCGCCCCGATCCGGGTCCACAGCGAGGTGTTCGGCAACATCCACCTCACCGGGAAGCGCGCCGGGCACTTCACCGACACCGACGCGGCGCTGCTGCGGGTGCTCGCCGCGCAGGCAGGCATCGCGATCGGCAACGCCCGGCTGTACGAGACGGCCCGGCAGCGCGAGCGCTGGATCGAGGGCGCGGCAGCCGTCACCAACACCCTGCTGACCGGCGAGAACCTCTCCGACGCACTGACCACGGTCGCCGAACGGGCCCGGATGCTGAGCGACGCCTCGGCCGGGGTGATCCTCCAGCCCACCGAGGAGGGCGGCATGGAGATCGTCGTCGCCTCCACACGGGAGGACCCGGCCGGGCTCGTCGGCACGGCGATCGAACCCGGCTCCCCCGTCCTGGTCCAGCTGCTGGGCGGCGAGCCGGTCTTCATCGACGACTCGGCCACCGATCCCCGGATGACCACACACGTACGGTCCCGGTTCGGCCCCAGCATGATGCTGCCGCTGCAGAGCGGCGGGCGGCTCATCGGCACCCTCGCCCTGCCCCGGCGGCGCGGCGCCCGTCCGTACACCGATGTGGACAAGCTGCTGGCCACGCAGTTCGCCTCGCAGGCCGCGCTGGCCCTGGTGCTGGCGGACTCCCAGCACGACCGGGAGCAGCTGGCGGTGTACGAGGACCGGGACCGGATCGCCCGCGATCTGCACGATCTCGTCGTCCAGCGGCTGTTCGCCACCGAGATGATGCTGGAGTCGACCCGCCGCCGGGCAGGGACCGGGGAGACGGACGAGCTGCTGGGCCGGGCCGTCGACGAGCTGGACTCCACGATCCAGGAGGTGCGGACGGCCATCTTCGCCCTCCAGCAGCCGCCCGCCGAGGCCCCCGCCACTTTCCGCGGCCAGGTGCTGCGGGAGGCCGGGGGCGCGGCCTCGGTCCTCGGCTTCCAGCCGTCGGTGCGGTTCGCCGGGGCGGTGGACGCGCTGGTGGGGGAACCGGTGGGCGGGCAGCTGCTCGCCGCGCTGCGCGGGGCGCTGGCGGCCGCGCACCGGCGGGCCGGGGTGTCGGCGATCGAGGTGGAGGTGGATGTGACGGAGGAGCTGGCGGACGGCCGGGCGGCGGTCCGGCTGACGGTCGCCGACGACGGGCGCGAACCGGACGGCTCGCGCGCCCCGGCCGTCAGCTGGCAGGCGCCGCTCTGA